The Paraburkholderia sp. ZP32-5 genome includes a window with the following:
- a CDS encoding glycosyltransferase family A protein: MQSAAPFFSVIIPTHKRPVLLERALKSVKSQDPSLPCEIIVVADVANPADDEVCNRLLGAGDIHIRRNGPPGPSQSRNLAIGLASGRYILFLDDDDAWQPGFLAQLAQQQAIQEDRLVYFDCMIATESRAESPPRRLSEEPLDLSGRLNELIYVRNQLPNSSLAIPRRLLTSIRFDTHMRAYEDWDFLLSLCEKEMARHVPVQGVMIFQAKDESTDHRGKSDGARDLNALLDYLYVYRRHPAPSDEARQHRVNFLQQMGVSVAGDLV, translated from the coding sequence ATGCAATCCGCAGCGCCCTTTTTCTCGGTCATTATTCCGACCCATAAGCGGCCGGTATTATTGGAGCGCGCACTTAAATCGGTGAAGTCGCAGGACCCTTCGCTTCCGTGCGAAATCATTGTGGTGGCCGACGTCGCCAATCCCGCCGATGACGAGGTATGCAACCGCTTGCTAGGCGCCGGCGACATCCATATCCGCCGCAACGGGCCGCCGGGGCCGTCCCAAAGCAGAAATCTCGCGATCGGCCTGGCGTCGGGCCGCTACATCCTGTTTCTCGACGACGACGACGCGTGGCAGCCCGGTTTTCTCGCCCAGCTCGCGCAGCAGCAGGCGATCCAGGAAGACCGGCTGGTGTATTTCGACTGCATGATCGCGACCGAAAGCCGTGCCGAATCGCCGCCTCGCCGCCTTTCCGAAGAGCCGCTCGATCTATCGGGCCGCCTGAACGAGCTGATCTACGTGCGCAATCAGTTGCCGAATTCCAGCCTCGCGATTCCGCGCCGCCTGCTGACCAGCATCCGCTTCGATACCCATATGCGCGCGTACGAGGACTGGGATTTTCTGCTGAGCCTGTGCGAGAAGGAAATGGCGCGGCACGTGCCGGTGCAAGGCGTGATGATCTTTCAGGCCAAGGACGAATCGACCGATCATCGCGGCAAAAGCGATGGCGCGCGCGACCTCAATGCGTTGCTCGACTATCTGTATGTGTATCGCCGTCACCCGGCGCCGAGCGACGAAGCCCGCCAACACCGGGTTAATTTTCTGCAACAGATGGGCGTGAGTGTCGCTGGCGACCTGGTCTAG
- a CDS encoding glycosyltransferase family 2 protein: MTTRTAIPFLSIIIPTHKRPVLLERALSSIKSQTSPFAYEIIVISDEVDPATDEVCQRLLGPDDMKIRRSGAPGPALSRNLGLDLASGRYVMFLDDDDAWQPDLMSRLASQQEVIEGRFVYFDCLVVTENRAGPQPQFISERRLDAAGRLNEMVFVQNQVHMSCLMFPRALIGSTRFDPFMRAYEDWDFMLAIYRKEMASHVALPCSIVHEITDDSSDRRGDSSNATNAHAIMDYLYVYRRHPAPNDALRQQRAALMQRVGLGLPAELL, from the coding sequence ATGACGACGCGAACCGCCATCCCCTTTCTTTCCATCATCATTCCCACCCATAAGCGCCCGGTTCTGCTGGAACGCGCGCTGTCATCGATCAAGTCGCAAACGAGCCCGTTCGCCTACGAGATCATCGTGATTTCCGACGAGGTCGATCCGGCCACCGACGAGGTTTGCCAACGCCTGCTCGGCCCGGACGATATGAAGATCCGGCGCAGCGGCGCGCCGGGCCCGGCATTGAGCAGAAATCTCGGCCTCGATCTCGCCTCCGGGCGCTACGTGATGTTTCTGGACGACGACGATGCGTGGCAGCCCGATCTGATGTCGCGGCTCGCGAGCCAGCAGGAAGTCATCGAAGGCCGCTTCGTTTATTTCGACTGCCTCGTCGTGACGGAAAACCGCGCCGGGCCGCAGCCTCAATTCATTTCCGAACGTCGGCTCGACGCGGCCGGCCGGCTCAACGAAATGGTGTTCGTGCAGAACCAGGTTCACATGTCGTGCCTGATGTTCCCGCGCGCGCTGATCGGCTCGACGCGCTTCGACCCGTTCATGCGGGCTTACGAAGACTGGGACTTCATGCTGGCGATCTATCGCAAGGAGATGGCGTCGCACGTTGCGCTGCCGTGCTCGATCGTCCACGAAATCACCGACGATTCGTCCGATCGGCGCGGCGACAGCAGCAACGCGACCAACGCGCACGCGATCATGGACTATCTGTATGTGTATCGCCGTCACCCGGCGCCGAACGATGCGTTGCGCCAGCAACGCGCGGCGCTGATGCAGCGGGTCGGGCTGGGGCTGCCCGCCGAGCTGCTGTGA
- a CDS encoding tetratricopeptide repeat protein, which translates to MANEIAKQMLRRGNDQRFFTRWLSGDGIDISTEPGSLSSLSSFFPLVKSLRNWQQSDGDAMLMGSVADDTYDFVHASHYLARMDDPLQALGNWIRICKPGGHLIITAPDEDLYEQGVWPSTFNTDHKWSFTIHKPASWSPRSISLLKLSMHFQDEVEVLKIEKLDAAFKQGEARFDQSSYGLAESAIELVLRKRERAAEAGSAVDSVEATFALATIHHQAGQTDEALEGYKAVLQHQPEHLPALNNLALLLSSEKRERLLRQALSIKQDDPGTLQNLAMLLAESGRFGEAKDMYERALQVLPDDSRVVSALCDVYVVLDELDAAISLLESKAALFSTQDQVYCLLGKYCQAANRIDDALAYLSHALVLNPEHIEAHILRGRLLWKKGDYESGASEIRWVWHAHAPELREQTGLFTDAAGEPIRQDGRTIVLTADGGAGDTLQFARYAKLLNEQGARVILECPDELARVLRGIDGVDEVVGIGQLPATVDARVPMHNLIGAFRTTLSRIPADVPYVHIDAADVARWRERLEPHTGLRVGLYWDDHPKHWRDLRRSVTVEQMLTLPALPGANYFTLRQGLETPVPALIDWSSELNDLADTAALIANLDLVITVDSAIAHLAGALGTPVWLLSRFDAEWVWLDERVDSPWYPNLTLFRQARAGDWAQVLASVSVHLAQWIVARAKPAAESAAVPESAPVPAPALPKAKGQKSKKAASTKKHRARG; encoded by the coding sequence ATGGCGAACGAAATAGCCAAGCAAATGCTTCGTCGTGGCAACGACCAACGCTTCTTTACGCGTTGGCTGTCGGGTGACGGCATCGATATCAGTACGGAACCCGGATCGTTGTCGAGCTTGTCCTCTTTCTTTCCGCTGGTGAAGTCGCTGCGCAACTGGCAGCAGTCCGATGGCGACGCGATGTTGATGGGAAGCGTCGCGGACGACACGTACGACTTCGTGCACGCGAGCCACTATCTGGCGCGGATGGACGATCCGCTGCAGGCACTCGGCAACTGGATTCGCATCTGCAAACCGGGCGGCCATCTGATCATCACCGCGCCCGACGAAGACCTGTACGAGCAGGGCGTCTGGCCGTCGACGTTCAATACTGACCACAAGTGGTCGTTCACGATCCATAAGCCGGCAAGCTGGTCGCCGCGTTCGATCAGCCTGTTGAAGCTGTCGATGCATTTTCAGGACGAAGTCGAAGTGCTGAAGATCGAAAAGCTGGATGCCGCGTTCAAGCAGGGCGAGGCGCGTTTCGATCAGTCGTCGTACGGTCTCGCCGAATCGGCAATCGAACTGGTGTTGCGAAAGCGCGAGCGCGCGGCAGAGGCCGGGAGCGCCGTGGATAGCGTCGAGGCCACGTTCGCGCTCGCCACGATTCATCATCAGGCTGGCCAAACCGACGAAGCGCTCGAAGGTTACAAGGCGGTGCTGCAGCATCAGCCCGAACATCTGCCCGCGTTGAACAATCTCGCGTTGCTGCTATCGAGCGAGAAGCGCGAACGTCTGCTGCGGCAAGCGCTGTCGATCAAGCAGGACGATCCGGGCACGCTGCAGAACCTGGCGATGCTGCTGGCCGAAAGCGGTCGCTTCGGCGAAGCGAAGGACATGTACGAGCGCGCGCTGCAGGTGCTGCCCGACGACTCGCGGGTCGTGTCGGCGCTGTGCGATGTCTATGTGGTGCTGGACGAACTGGATGCGGCGATCTCGCTGCTGGAAAGCAAGGCGGCGCTGTTCTCGACGCAGGACCAGGTCTATTGCCTGCTCGGCAAATACTGCCAGGCCGCTAATCGTATCGATGACGCGCTTGCCTATCTGTCGCATGCGTTGGTGCTGAACCCTGAGCACATCGAGGCACATATTCTCCGGGGTCGTCTGTTGTGGAAGAAGGGCGACTATGAGAGCGGCGCGAGCGAAATCCGCTGGGTCTGGCATGCGCATGCACCGGAGTTGCGCGAGCAGACCGGCCTGTTCACCGATGCGGCCGGTGAGCCGATTCGCCAGGATGGACGCACGATCGTGTTGACCGCCGACGGCGGTGCCGGCGACACGCTGCAATTCGCACGCTACGCGAAATTGCTCAACGAGCAGGGCGCGCGCGTGATTCTCGAATGCCCGGATGAACTCGCGCGGGTGCTGCGAGGTATCGACGGTGTAGATGAAGTGGTCGGCATCGGGCAACTGCCCGCGACGGTTGACGCCCGCGTGCCGATGCATAACCTGATCGGCGCGTTCCGCACGACGCTGTCGCGCATTCCGGCCGATGTGCCTTATGTGCATATCGACGCGGCCGATGTGGCCCGCTGGCGCGAACGTCTGGAGCCGCACACCGGATTGCGCGTCGGCCTGTACTGGGACGACCATCCGAAACACTGGCGGGATCTGCGCCGCTCGGTGACGGTCGAGCAGATGCTGACGTTGCCCGCGCTGCCGGGCGCGAACTACTTCACGTTGCGCCAGGGGCTGGAAACGCCGGTGCCCGCGTTGATCGACTGGTCGAGCGAACTGAACGACCTCGCCGACACGGCCGCGCTGATAGCCAACCTGGACCTGGTGATCACCGTCGATTCCGCGATTGCGCATCTTGCCGGCGCGCTCGGCACGCCGGTCTGGCTGCTGAGCCGCTTCGACGCCGAATGGGTCTGGCTCGACGAGCGTGTGGACAGTCCGTGGTATCCGAATCTGACGCTGTTCCGTCAGGCCCGCGCGGGCGACTGGGCGCAGGTATTGGCGAGTGTGTCGGTGCATCTCGCGCAGTGGATTGTGGCGCGCGCGAAGCCGGCGGCGGAAAGCGCGGCGGTGCCGGAAAGCGCGCCGGTGCCGGCGCCGGCGTTGCCCAAAGCCAAGGGACAGAAGTCAAAGAAGGCGGCGTCGACGAAGAAGCATCGCGCGCGCGGGTAA
- a CDS encoding sulfotransferase family protein produces the protein MTEGSGATTQTGMLLVVLGMHRSGTSATARAMTALGADLGNRLLPAADGNNDKGFFEDYDIVKLNVELMAAAGMDWHTLGELDLSRIPPERLDAFQTEALMTLRGKCAGKVFAMKDPRLSRLIKFWKPVFDCVGVPVKYVLSVRHPLSVARSLAKRDGMAEEKALHLWLEHVVPSLVETRDRERVIVDYDCLLDQPAAELERIAAQLSLPLDPQRFDEYRATFLEDGLRHTRFQPQDLNLVRAAPRALRQLYGALDAVCRDGASGAPALDTALDDAQQFLTDVAPMLRYEARVYHHIAERNAAIAQLNQHLEIFKQAVAGRDQKIAALEARHPQRADNAMPAPVRGNGPLIISCLFGAIFSEVHDAIPGMRCVFFSNNRNLKKAAEAKGWIFEFVKTHPMTDDYRFASLQSKYIKYLQFFDAFPQYAAEELIIYCDHKFALDKRHVEYIVGNFEEGKAVLIRNTPRVKLSIQDEIDQAMEWERYASTMPQTVAWLEREIAARGLSMSNRIMNTGLIGYRNVASVKPLLDEVYETTWRLAQPECQIIWGFLSQAYERLIQRIEWEVLDPKWVVLI, from the coding sequence ATGACTGAAGGCAGCGGTGCGACGACCCAGACGGGCATGCTGCTCGTCGTGCTCGGTATGCACAGAAGCGGGACCAGTGCGACGGCTCGCGCGATGACGGCGCTGGGCGCCGATCTGGGCAATCGCCTGCTGCCGGCCGCCGACGGCAACAACGACAAGGGCTTCTTCGAAGACTACGACATCGTCAAGCTCAACGTCGAACTGATGGCGGCAGCCGGCATGGACTGGCACACGCTGGGCGAACTGGACCTGTCCCGGATCCCGCCGGAGCGGCTCGACGCATTTCAGACCGAGGCGCTGATGACGCTGCGCGGCAAATGCGCCGGCAAGGTCTTCGCGATGAAGGACCCGCGCCTGTCGCGGCTGATCAAATTCTGGAAACCGGTGTTCGACTGCGTCGGCGTGCCGGTCAAGTACGTGCTGTCGGTGCGGCATCCGCTCAGCGTTGCGCGCTCGCTGGCCAAGCGCGACGGTATGGCCGAAGAAAAGGCGCTGCATCTGTGGCTCGAACATGTGGTGCCGTCGCTCGTCGAAACCCGCGACCGTGAGCGCGTGATCGTCGACTACGACTGCCTGCTCGACCAGCCCGCCGCCGAACTGGAGCGGATCGCCGCGCAACTGTCGCTGCCGCTCGACCCGCAACGCTTCGACGAATATCGCGCGACGTTTCTGGAAGACGGCCTGCGCCACACGCGCTTCCAGCCGCAGGATCTGAATCTGGTTCGCGCGGCGCCGCGCGCGCTCAGACAACTTTACGGCGCGCTCGATGCCGTGTGCCGCGACGGCGCAAGCGGCGCCCCGGCGCTCGATACCGCGCTCGACGACGCGCAACAGTTCCTGACCGACGTCGCGCCGATGCTGCGCTACGAAGCGCGGGTCTATCACCACATCGCCGAGCGCAATGCCGCGATCGCGCAACTGAACCAGCATCTGGAGATCTTCAAGCAGGCCGTGGCCGGCAGAGATCAAAAGATCGCCGCACTCGAAGCACGTCATCCGCAGCGCGCGGATAACGCGATGCCGGCACCGGTTCGCGGCAACGGACCGTTGATCATCAGTTGCCTGTTCGGCGCGATTTTCAGCGAGGTTCACGACGCCATTCCGGGCATGCGCTGCGTGTTCTTCTCCAATAACCGCAACCTGAAAAAAGCCGCCGAAGCGAAAGGCTGGATCTTCGAGTTCGTGAAGACGCACCCGATGACGGACGATTACCGGTTTGCGTCGCTGCAGTCGAAGTACATCAAGTATCTGCAGTTCTTCGACGCGTTTCCGCAATACGCGGCGGAAGAGCTGATCATTTACTGCGATCACAAGTTCGCGCTCGATAAACGCCACGTCGAGTACATCGTCGGCAATTTCGAGGAAGGCAAAGCGGTGTTGATCCGCAATACGCCGCGCGTCAAGCTGTCGATCCAGGACGAAATCGATCAGGCGATGGAGTGGGAACGCTACGCGAGCACGATGCCGCAGACGGTCGCATGGCTGGAGCGTGAGATCGCGGCCCGAGGTCTGTCGATGTCGAACCGCATCATGAATACAGGGCTGATCGGCTATCGAAACGTCGCATCCGTCAAACCCTTGCTCGACGAAGTCTACGAAACCACATGGCGGCTGGCCCAACCGGAATGCCAGATCATCTGGGGTTTCCTGTCGCAGGCGTACGAAAGATTGATACAGCGGATCGAATGGGAAGTACTCGATCCGAAGTGGGTGGTTCTGATTTGA
- a CDS encoding bifunctional glycosyltransferase/class I SAM-dependent methyltransferase, giving the protein MPNNVPIVTVSYNTPDLVCNLVRSIRAFYPANPIHIVDGSDSAQVDALREGLQGIPGVELHAHGFNIHHGPGIAWALQNLPLGERCLFLDSDVTLLKPGMLEDLLAKLQPGMYGVGCVMSVRPDGINVREGEPADPSLLYLHPACMLCHPAVMLQWPLPFKHGAPMLAAMQAIHDAGKSAELLGDVRWVEHDFANPVEPVFISHPWQGTVQRSGSYNLDSPDRDIRKSGQYDTTGIPFNADLLNVIQPETQRVIEVGCNVGGLAAALKRRNAQCHVVGIEIREEAARSAMQHCDAVYALDVEAIPETAFQQFSDRQCWVFGDVLEHLTDPWKVLKRIRAVLPPGGSVAVCLPNMQHWSVQARLAIGALRYEEGGLLDRTHLRWFTRQTILEMFDGCGYRLVAGHPRIFDEPQRAAALPWIKGLAQALGVDPEQAEADALPMQYVMRFEAA; this is encoded by the coding sequence ATGCCAAACAACGTCCCGATCGTCACCGTCTCGTACAACACGCCGGATCTGGTCTGCAACCTCGTGCGCTCGATACGCGCTTTCTATCCGGCCAACCCCATTCATATCGTGGATGGCTCGGATAGCGCGCAAGTGGACGCGCTGCGCGAAGGACTGCAAGGTATCCCCGGCGTGGAACTGCACGCGCATGGCTTCAATATTCATCACGGCCCGGGCATCGCCTGGGCGCTGCAAAACCTGCCGCTCGGCGAACGCTGCCTGTTTCTCGACAGCGACGTGACGCTGCTCAAGCCCGGCATGCTCGAAGATCTGCTGGCGAAGCTGCAGCCCGGCATGTACGGCGTCGGCTGCGTGATGTCGGTGCGCCCCGACGGCATCAACGTGCGCGAAGGCGAGCCTGCCGATCCCAGCCTGCTGTACCTGCATCCGGCCTGCATGCTGTGTCATCCGGCGGTGATGCTGCAATGGCCGTTGCCGTTCAAGCACGGCGCGCCGATGCTGGCGGCGATGCAGGCCATCCACGATGCGGGCAAGTCGGCCGAGCTGCTCGGCGACGTGCGGTGGGTCGAGCACGATTTTGCCAATCCTGTTGAGCCGGTGTTTATTTCGCACCCGTGGCAAGGCACGGTGCAGCGCTCGGGTAGCTACAACCTCGATAGTCCCGATCGCGACATCCGCAAGAGCGGGCAATACGACACGACCGGCATCCCGTTCAATGCCGATCTGCTGAACGTGATCCAGCCGGAGACGCAGCGCGTTATCGAGGTCGGATGTAACGTCGGTGGCCTCGCGGCCGCGCTGAAGCGGCGCAACGCGCAGTGTCACGTGGTTGGGATTGAAATCCGCGAGGAAGCGGCGCGCTCGGCGATGCAGCACTGCGATGCGGTCTACGCGCTGGACGTCGAGGCGATCCCCGAGACCGCGTTCCAGCAGTTCTCCGATCGCCAGTGCTGGGTATTCGGCGACGTGCTGGAGCACCTGACCGATCCGTGGAAGGTGCTCAAGCGTATCCGCGCCGTGCTGCCGCCCGGCGGCAGCGTGGCGGTGTGCCTGCCCAACATGCAGCACTGGAGCGTGCAGGCGAGGCTCGCGATCGGCGCGCTGCGCTACGAAGAGGGCGGCTTGCTGGACCGCACGCACTTGCGTTGGTTTACCCGCCAGACCATCCTCGAAATGTTTGACGGCTGCGGTTATCGGCTGGTGGCTGGCCATCCGCGCATCTTCGACGAACCGCAGCGCGCCGCCGCACTGCCGTGGATCAAGGGCTTGGCCCAGGCGCTCGGCGTCGATCCCGAGCAGGCCGAAGCCGATGCACTGCCGATGCAGTACGTGATGCGCTTCGAAGCGGCCTGA
- a CDS encoding sodium:calcium antiporter gives MTGLVFELAIMLVVILVAAELFTNALEHLGERLKISEGVTGSLFAAVGTALPETLVPLLAIAGSKAGGTVNEEIGVGAILGAPLMLSTLSTFLMTLAVLRSRGVQGWVAPERTGFTRDLNYFLCAFALAAVAMYVPHEQLIVRALFSVALVGVYVVYVVMTFRASSQLVDAGHGTEAPGKMLLARIGLPTNLATIALQLALAVALLVWGAEGFIHGVRGVSEAVGVSPLLLSLLIIPIATELPEKVNSILWIRRGKDTLAFGNITGAMVFQGTLLPAIGILLTPWTPRIEVLTGVAITLASAAWLRINVREQGLRVGALLVCGVLYVTYLSITLTR, from the coding sequence ATGACCGGTCTCGTCTTCGAACTCGCGATCATGCTGGTCGTCATCCTCGTGGCGGCCGAACTCTTCACCAATGCGCTCGAACATCTGGGCGAACGTCTGAAAATATCGGAAGGCGTGACCGGCTCGCTATTCGCGGCGGTCGGCACCGCGCTGCCCGAAACGCTGGTGCCGTTGCTCGCGATCGCCGGCAGCAAGGCCGGCGGCACGGTCAACGAGGAGATCGGTGTCGGCGCGATTCTCGGCGCGCCGCTGATGCTCTCCACGCTGTCGACGTTTCTGATGACACTCGCGGTGCTGCGCTCACGCGGCGTGCAGGGCTGGGTCGCGCCCGAGCGCACCGGCTTCACGCGCGATCTGAACTACTTCCTGTGCGCGTTCGCGCTGGCGGCCGTGGCGATGTACGTGCCGCATGAGCAACTGATCGTGCGCGCGCTGTTCAGCGTGGCGCTGGTGGGCGTCTACGTCGTCTATGTGGTGATGACGTTCCGTGCGTCGAGTCAGCTCGTCGACGCCGGGCACGGCACCGAGGCGCCGGGCAAGATGCTGCTCGCGCGTATCGGATTGCCGACCAATCTCGCGACGATCGCGCTGCAACTGGCGCTCGCGGTCGCGTTGCTGGTTTGGGGCGCGGAAGGCTTCATTCACGGCGTGCGCGGCGTGTCCGAAGCGGTGGGTGTATCGCCGCTGCTGCTGTCGCTGTTGATCATTCCGATCGCGACGGAATTGCCGGAGAAGGTCAACAGCATTCTATGGATCCGGCGCGGCAAGGACACGCTCGCGTTCGGCAACATCACCGGCGCGATGGTGTTTCAGGGCACGCTGCTGCCTGCGATCGGCATTCTGCTGACGCCGTGGACGCCGCGCATCGAAGTGCTGACCGGTGTCGCGATCACGCTTGCCTCCGCCGCATGGCTGCGTATCAACGTACGCGAGCAAGGCTTGCGTGTCGGCGCGCTGCTGGTGTGTGGCGTGCTCTACGTGACCTATCTGTCGATCACGTTGACGCGTTAG
- a CDS encoding alkaline phosphatase D family protein, with protein sequence MDRRKFIKWGSFMTMSVASTTLLSACGGSDVSTSTTNNAGGGGTGGTAKPMSFSLGVASGDPQPDSVVLWTRVDGADGTNPVNVGVQVSTTADFSALVVNTTVSATPDWDYTLRHKVTGLSANTIYYYRFTVGSVTSTTGRTWTLPAAGQSLAKLNFAVINCQDWSVNHWAAFDAMQNEDISFIVHVGNYVYEQLGITLPVTPATDPQHPPIKLPNGTALPDGSTYATTLADYRTLYMTYRSDPRLQRLHANWPMIAIWNDHEFSDDCWQDHETYTSAEAEQTARRRSANQAWFEFMPADVTFTADNPSFQNIQIYRSFTFGDLATLVMTDERLYRAAHEVAETTSGNPIGARYFVPKATVAAAEQARLTTSGGALTPVTMLGDTQRQWWQSQMSAAKTTWKLWGNDVSLLRMEVDLMAALTNALTQAVLQTTSGLTPFEAGFHTAIQADLAAAVAGNLIPAPFANLSAFAGPGPGGLGFPTADVQDTIAALNAMLPPYSTLTTMLMNADQWDGYNAERLNLMAFLADNSINNVVALTGDLNAFAAGTVMDDFDAATPKPVMVDLVTAGISSTSLFTSYVGFVNNPANNTGWLNELATNGTFNSLDTTLTSNNSWLTYANTNAQGYSVITLTPTLLTCNFRKLAPVSPAGVVPTAATAIASTQVVTVAVNTPAVTVVAAPT encoded by the coding sequence ATGGATCGCCGTAAATTTATCAAGTGGGGCAGCTTCATGACGATGTCGGTCGCGAGCACCACGCTATTGAGCGCATGTGGTGGCAGCGACGTCTCGACGAGCACCACGAACAACGCCGGCGGCGGCGGTACCGGCGGCACGGCGAAACCCATGTCGTTTTCGCTGGGCGTGGCCTCCGGCGATCCGCAACCGGATAGCGTCGTGCTGTGGACGCGCGTCGACGGCGCCGACGGCACCAACCCGGTCAACGTCGGCGTGCAGGTATCGACCACCGCCGACTTCAGCGCGCTGGTCGTCAATACGACGGTGTCGGCGACGCCGGATTGGGATTACACGCTGCGCCACAAGGTCACCGGCCTGAGCGCGAACACGATTTACTACTATCGCTTCACGGTAGGCAGCGTGACCAGCACGACGGGCCGCACGTGGACGCTGCCGGCGGCGGGCCAGTCGCTCGCGAAGCTGAATTTCGCGGTGATCAACTGCCAGGACTGGAGCGTGAATCACTGGGCTGCATTCGACGCGATGCAGAACGAAGACATCAGTTTCATCGTGCACGTGGGCAACTATGTGTACGAGCAACTGGGCATCACGCTGCCGGTTACGCCGGCAACCGACCCGCAGCATCCGCCCATCAAGCTGCCCAACGGCACCGCGCTGCCCGACGGTTCGACCTACGCGACCACGCTCGCCGACTACCGCACGCTGTACATGACGTACCGCAGCGACCCGCGCCTGCAGCGTCTGCACGCGAACTGGCCGATGATCGCGATCTGGAACGACCACGAGTTTTCCGACGATTGCTGGCAGGATCACGAGACCTACACGTCCGCCGAAGCCGAGCAGACCGCGCGCCGCCGCAGCGCGAACCAGGCGTGGTTCGAATTCATGCCGGCCGACGTCACGTTCACGGCCGACAATCCGTCGTTCCAGAACATCCAGATCTATCGTTCGTTCACGTTCGGCGATCTGGCCACGCTGGTGATGACCGACGAGCGTCTGTACCGCGCCGCTCACGAAGTGGCCGAGACGACCTCGGGCAATCCGATCGGTGCCCGTTACTTCGTGCCGAAGGCCACGGTGGCCGCGGCCGAACAGGCGCGCCTGACCACTAGCGGCGGCGCGCTGACGCCGGTGACGATGCTGGGCGACACGCAGCGTCAATGGTGGCAGAGCCAGATGAGCGCGGCGAAGACCACGTGGAAGCTGTGGGGCAACGACGTGTCGCTGCTGCGCATGGAAGTGGATCTGATGGCCGCGCTGACGAACGCGCTGACCCAGGCCGTTCTGCAAACCACAAGCGGCCTCACGCCGTTCGAGGCGGGGTTCCATACGGCGATCCAGGCGGACCTGGCCGCCGCAGTGGCCGGCAACCTGATCCCCGCGCCGTTCGCGAATCTGAGCGCGTTCGCGGGGCCGGGGCCGGGGGGCCTCGGTTTCCCGACAGCCGACGTTCAGGACACGATCGCCGCGCTGAACGCGATGCTGCCGCCGTACTCGACGCTGACCACGATGCTGATGAACGCCGACCAGTGGGACGGTTACAACGCCGAGCGTCTGAATTTGATGGCGTTCCTCGCGGACAACAGCATCAACAACGTGGTGGCGCTGACCGGCGACCTGAATGCGTTCGCCGCCGGTACCGTGATGGACGACTTCGACGCCGCTACACCGAAGCCCGTGATGGTCGATCTGGTGACGGCCGGTATCTCGAGCACGTCGCTGTTCACCTCGTACGTGGGCTTCGTGAACAACCCCGCGAACAACACGGGCTGGCTGAATGAGTTGGCGACCAACGGCACCTTCAACAGCCTCGACACGACGCTGACGTCGAACAACAGCTGGCTGACCTACGCGAACACCAACGCGCAGGGTTACAGCGTGATCACGCTGACGCCGACGCTGCTGACCTGCAACTTCCGCAAGCTTGCTCCGGTGAGCCCGGCGGGTGTGGTGCCGACGGCGGCGACTGCGATCGCCAGCACCCAGGTGGTGACGGTGGCGGTGAATACGCCGGCAGTGACGGTGGTGGCGGCGCCGACGTAA